CGCGCCCGTCCGGCTCAACGGACACCACTCCCCGGAGCATCCGGCCCCGAGCGGTCCGACCTCGCAGAGCCGATGCGCACGACCTCCCGGGCCCGGTCCGAGATTCCCTGCGGCGACGACGCGAAGCGGACCCGATGAGGCCGGCGCCCGTGCTCCGCACGGGACGGCGGCCCTGACGCGCATGCCGGGTCGGGGACTCCGGGAAGCCTCCGCCGTGGGCGGCATCCGAAGAGCCCGGGAATCCGAGGTGCCGCGACACGCGCACCATCCCGAGACCTGCGGTTCTCCCCCCGGCCGGTCGGTGCGTACTCGGTGTTTGCCACTGCGGTTCCGGGGCAGCGGCCCGCACGCTCGCAAGGAAGGTGGCGCCGAGGAGAACGGAACGAGTGGGGCTTATGCAACCGCTACTGGAGAACTCGATGTTTCCCCCTCTTGCCCTGGGCTTCTTCGGGCTGGGGACCGGCTACCTCATCTGGGGGCCGCAGGAGCTGTTCGGGTTCCCCGCTCGGGACGACTCCGTCGACCGGTCATCCGGGGTGTGGGGCATCCTGCTGCCCGGGTTCTGCCAGTTCGTCACCGGCGTCATCCTGTTCGTCGGCCTGACCTGGTTCCAGGTGTTCGCCTACGACCCGGCGCTGTACATGGCGGCGCTGGCGTTCTCGGCGTACGGCATCCACTGGTTCGCGCTGGGGTGGAACCGCTATCAGGGCAATGACCCGCGGCCGAACGTGGGCATGTCGGTGGCGTTCACCCTGCTGTCGGTGCTGGGAGCCATCGTGTTCTTCGGGGCCGGGGCATGGCCGGTCGGGCTGCTGTTCGTCGGTCTGACCTGGGTGTATGTCAGCGAGTTCGTCACCACCCTCGGCAAGACGGCCGGCGAGCGCTCGCTCGGCGCGGCGCACCTGGCCACCGGGATCTGGCTGATGTACCTGACCTTCGCCGCGGCGCTGAACTTCGCCTCCGGCCACACTCTGCCCCTCTGAGGAGCCGTTCCGGATCGGGCCGGTGCGGCGGGCGCGGCCGTCCCTCCCGCCGGCCGGGGGCGACGGCCGCGCCGGAGACCGGAGGGCGGGGCTACCGGTCGACCGCCGCCGGCGCCTCGCGGACGGCTTCGGGCGGCTTCTCTTCGAGGAAGCGCGCCATCTCCTCCTCTTGGCGCAGGATGCCCGTGAGCTTCGCCGCGGTCTCCTCCTCGCCGATCTGCCGTGTCCCGGCATCTCCGCCGTTGTGCGCCGGTTGCGCCCGGGCCCCCGATGCCGCCGGGAGCGGGAATGAGCGATTCACCGGGACGGATCCGCCCGGTCTCCGGCCGCGTCGGATGGTCGGCGGCGCGGTTAGCGGGTGATGCGGCGGGTAGGCGGGACCGCCATGAGGGTGGAGAGCGGTCTGGAAATCGGGGTGGGCGGGCAGCTTCTGATGTTCGCGAGCGTCGGCGTGGCGATCCTGCTCCTCATCACGGTGATCGTGATCCTGATGAGGCGCGGGCGGTGAGCGGATGCCGACGCGCGCCGGTCGGGCCGCCGACGCTCCCGTCCGCGGTCCACAGGCGCACGTCGATGACTCGGTTCCTCGACGGCTCCGGCTCGGCGGGCTCCGCGGCGCACCCCGACAGCACCACCGCACCCGCCACACACACGATTCCGCGCATCGTCTCCTCCACGCGCCTGAGTAGAGGTGCCGGGTCATCATCGTGTAGAGCACGGGTTCTTCGGTCAGAGCCGCGCCACGGGTTCCGCGCACTCCTCGGGCTTGGGCACACCCCGATCGCGCAGCGTCCGCAGCACCTCGAACGACGACGCCGTGTCCCCGCCCGAGGCCCGCGGAGCCAGGTAGACCTGGGCGACCCGGACGGCTTCGACACGGCCGGCGCCTTCCGCACCCTCCTCGGCAAGGCGCCGGACGGCGACTGAAGCATCGACGGGGGTGCCGGCCGCGCCCCCGCTGCCGCCCGAAGGGCCGCCGGTCTAGGTGAAGGCGCCGATCTTCTCCATCGACGCCATGGCGGGCAGCCACCGGTCGCGCTGCTCCTGGTCGCCGCCCGCGTAGATGCTGCCCATGGCCAGGCCGGTGTGCACGCCGGAGAACACCGCCATGGACGGGTCCACCCGGTTCAGTTCGAGGCTGAGGAACCCGGCGAACAGCGGGCTGCGGACGGTCCCGTCCCGTATTCGGGGTAGGAGTATCCGGCCAGACGCAGTTCGGCGAACCTCCCGATCGCCTCGAGGGGGAACTCCGCCTTCTCCCAGCAGGCGTCGGCCAGCGGTTTGATCTCCGCCTCCAGGTACTCCCGGATCCGGGCGAGCTCGGCGCGCTCGGACTCGGGCATGAGCTCGGCGTAGCCGAAGAAGTCGGAGTCGGCGATGGCGGGTTTGGGCATGGCGTGTCTCTTTCCTGAGCGTCTGGGGTGTGGGGCGTCGCCGCGACGTCGATGCGGCCGTGTTCACCCCTGTTCCGCGCGCCGCAGCGCCTCGATCAGGGCGAGGTGCCCGCGGTCGCGCGCGGGGGCGCGGTCGCGCTGGGCCTGCGGGCCGGAGCCGTGGGCGTCCTCGACCGCCTCGACCGGCGCCGCGATGGTGGCGGGGGCAGCTCGGGTGTGCCGAGCGCCCTCCAGCGCCGCCGCATGCCGGGGCCCGGATGCTCCAGCATGTGCCGGATGCCGTCGCTGCCGCCCGGCGACGTCTTCATCACGGTATCGAGTTCGGCGAATTCACGGCCGCGTTCGCACGGGATCGGTCCGCGGCCCGTCACACCCGGTCGCGGGCGCGCAGGCGGCGGCCGCGCTCCCCGGGGAGCGCGAGGTGGCCCTTGGTGATCAGGTGGAACCGCTCCAGGCCGGGGCACTGCACCTGGACCACCGTCGTGCCGTGCTCCAGCACCGCGAGCCGGTGCGCCGCGACCCGGTGCCCGGCGGCGGCGATCCGCTCCACGACCGCGGCGCGCTGCCGCGCCACCGGGGTCCCGGGCGGGACGGTCTCGGGCGGGACCCCGGCCACCGGCGCGTCGGCGAGGCGGTCGGCGAAGTCCAGGTGGGCGCAGGCCAGCAGCCGCGGGTGGCCGGCGAGCCGCTCGCGCACCGCCGCTGCGATGTCGTGCTCGGCCACGACCTGGTCGAACGTCGGGCGCTCCGCGGGGCGCCGGGCCGGGCGCTCGCGCGGTGCGGCGGCGTGCTCGGCCACGACCCCGGCGAGCAGCTCGCCCTGGACGAACTCGGTGACGGCGCGCTCCACGGCCGTTTCGCCCGACAGCGACGCGCCGAGCCCGTAGTAGCGCGCCGAGGAGCCGGCCAGAGCGGGCGCGTAGGCCATGACCACGGGCACGCCGAGGTCGGTGGTCAGGTCCAGCAGGACGACGGGGCCGCCGACGACGGCGGCCGCGCGGTCCAGCCGTTCGCGCAGGAAACCGGGCAGCGCCTCGCGGGGGATGCGCGCGGGCATCGGCCCGCGGTCGTAGACGCCGCACAGCAGGAACAGGGAGAACGCGTCACGCTCCGCCCACTCGTTCAGCGCGTGCAGCAGCGCCTCGTCGTCGGTGGCGCCGATGGCGCAGCCGGTGTTGACGCTGTAGGACAGCATCGACCGGTAGTCGGCGGTGTCGCCGAGCCGCGAACGGCGCTCCAGCATTCCCGGCGTGGGGACGGGATACCACGGCGCCCACAGGAACAGCGGGACGTCGAAGTCGGGGCCGCCGTCGAGCGCGGAATGGCGCAGGCACGCGAGCCGGGCGCCGGGCTGCCGGGCGGCGTCGCGGACCGCGCGGTCGGCGCCGAACGGGCCGGAGAGGAGGTCGGCGGCGTCGCAGAGCCGCACGGGCAGGGAGTCGAAGACGAGCGGGCCGCTGAGCGCGTGCTCCAGGGCCTCGAACTGCGCCCCCACGCGGGCGGGCGCGCTCAGTCCCTTCCCGCTGCCCAGGCCGTAGGGGACCTCGGTCCCGTCGGAGTGCCAGAGCTCGCACTGGGTCGCGGTGGGCTCGTCCTCGTCGAGCACCCGGTAGCGGGAGCGCCATCCCAGGGCGCGGATCTCGGCGTGCACCCGCCGCTCCGCCTCGGCGAGGGGCAGTTCGCGCTCGCGCGCGCCCGACCAGGCGGCGTTCCCCGGAGCGGGCGGGAGGGGAAGGGGCCCGGCCCCCTCCCCTCCGACCATGGGAGTCCACTCAGGCAGCGGCAACGCTCTCCTGCGCGGTCTCCTCGTCCAGCTCGTCGACGTCCAGGGCGATCTCGGTGTCGACGTGGTCGAGCGACACGGTCAGGTCGTAACCGGCACAGGCCATGACTCACTCCTCGGCTGGTTGCCTCGAACGCGTAGATCATCCCTACGCACCCATGTTTCTACCTTGTTATGAGAGCTTTGTCACTCATTGGAGCTCCCGGACCGCCGACCGGAAAGGCTGGGACACTCGCGCCATGGCGACATCGGAATCGGACCTGCCGGCCCGCGTCGACGCGTTGATGAACGGCGCGTGGCTGCTCGCGGCGCTGGCCGCGGCGGCGGGCGGGCGGCCCCTGTCCGAGGAGCACGGCGCGCTCCTCGGAGCCGCCGGGTACGCCGAACGCGGCCCCGAGGGCTGGCGGCTGCCGCCCGCCCACCGCGCGGTGCTGGCGGACCGGGCCGACGCCTTCCCGGCCCAGATCGCCCGGATCCTGCGCGACGCCGCCGACGCCGCCGAGGGACGCGGCGGGGGCGCCGCCGAGGCGCACGACGGCGAGGACGACGACGCCGCTCTCGTCTCGGCCGGGAGGTCCTCCGGCGAGCACATGGCCGGGTTCCTGGACCTGCTGGCGGCGCGCGCCCCCGGTTTCGGCGACCTGCTGCGCCGGGACGGCCTGCGCTTCCTCGACGTCGGCACCGGGACCGGCGCCATCGCGGCGACGGTGGTCGCCCGGGTCCCGGGCGCCCGCGCCGTCGGGCTGGACGTCCAGCCGCGGATCCTGCGCCTCGCCGAGGAGCGGTTGGCCGACCGCGGCCTCCTCGACCGCGTCGAGCTGCGGTTGCAGGACGTCGCCGACCTCGCCGAGACCGGAGCCTACGACCTGGCGTGGCTGCCGCTGTCGGTCATCGCGCCGGAGGCCGCCGTCCGGGCCCTGCCGCGCGTGCGCGCCGCCCTGCGCCCCGGAGGCCGGCTGATCTGCGCCACCGCGCTGCGCGGCGGGCGGCCGGACGGGACCGGCGCCGTGCGGGAGGCCGTCATCCGGTGGCGGGCGGCCCGCAGGGGCATCACCCCGTGGCCCCCGGCCGAACTGGCCGAACGGCTGACCGCGGCCGGCTACCACGGCATCCGGGAGGTCGAGACGCCCCCGCACGGCATGGCCGTCGTCATCGCCGAGGCCCCGCGCTGATCCTTCATGCACCGTCCTCGGCCACCGAGGTCTTTGCCCCAGCCAAGGAGGGATCCACGGTGGCCGGGCGACGGTGCACGCCGCCCCCGGCCTCAGGGGGGTTGAACCTCAACCACAGGAGGGATCCGCGGTGACCGGGCGATCCCTTGATGGGCCTTCGGCCACGCGAGAGGATCGCCCACCCGCGCGCCCTCCCTCCTGGGGCGGGCCTACACAACCCCCTGAAGTCAAGGCCTCTTCCACCTCTCCTGGGGCGGGCCTACACAACCCCCTGGGGCCGAGGTACGCGCGCCATCCCTCCTGGCGCGGGCGGCACTGGGACGGGCACGCGACTCCTCCTGAGGCGAGGCGCGCAACTTGTGGCGGTGCGGGCGCGGTAGCGTTCGGGTGACCGTTCGACGCAGTCGAAGAGCGTGGGTGCCGTGTCTGCTGATGTGGTCATCATCGGGTCGGGTCCCAACGGGCTGGCCGCCGGTGTCGTCATGGCGCGCAGCGGCCTCAGCGTGGAGATCCACGAGGCCGCGGCGGAGGCCGGGGGCGGTCTGCGCAGCGCGCCGCTCTTCGACTCCTCCGTCGTGCACGACGTCTGCTCCGCCGTCCACCCCATGGCGGCGGCCTCGCGGTTCTTCCGCGAGTTCGACCTCGCCGGGCGCGGCGTCGAGCTGCTCCAGCCCGAGATCGGCTTCGCGCACCCGCTGGACGGCGGCCGCGCCGGGCTCGCCTACCGCGATCTGGACCGGACCTGCGACCGGCTCGGCGCCGACGGCGCGCGGTGGCGCGACCTGATGCTGCCGCTGGTGCGGCGCAGCGAGGCAATGGTGGACCTGCTGCTCTCCGACCAGCGCCGGCTCCCCGCCGACCCGCGCGCCCTGTCCCTGCTGCCCCGGTTGCCGACCCGGATCCTGCGGCACGGGACCGCGTGGTCCCGGCACCTCTTCTCCGGCCCCGAGGCCCCCGCGCTGCTCGCCGGCGCGGAGGCGCACGCCGTCACCGGGCTGCCGAGCCTGCCGGCCGCGGCCGTGGGCCTACTGCTCGGCCACCTGGCCCACAGCAGCGGCTGGCCCGTCGCGCGCGGCGGCAGCGCGCGCATCGCCGACGCGCTGATCGAGGACTTCACCGCGCACGGGGGCCGAGTGCACACCGGCAGCCCGGTCACCGACATCCGGCAGGTGCGGTCCGCGCGCGCCGTGCTGCTGGACCTCGCCCCGCGCGGGGTGCTCGACGTCGCCGGCCCGCTGCTGCCCGCCGGGTACCGCGGGCGGCTGGAGCGCTACCGCTACGGGCCGGGCGCGGCAAAGGTCGACTTCCTGGTCTCCGAGCCGATCCCCTGGGCCGTGCCGGAGATCGGCCGGGCCGGCACCGTGCACCTCGGCGGCGACCAGATGGAGGTGTTCGCGCGCGAGACCGCCGTGGCCCGCGGCGCGCTCCCGGCCGAGCCGTTCGTGCTGCTGTCGGAGCCGATGGCCGCCGACCCGTCCCGGGGCGCCCCCGGCAGGCGGCCGGTCTGGGCCTACGCGCACGTGCCCAACGGCGACCCCGGCGACCCGGTGGCGGCGGTCCGGTCGCGGATCGAGCGCTTCGCCCCCGGGTTCGGCGACACCGTCCTGGCCTCCCGCGGCGTGCCCGCGGCCGCGATGGAGTCCTACAACCCCAACTACGTCGGCGGCGACATCGGAGCGGGGGCCATCGGGATCCGGCAGATGCTCGCCCGCCCCGCCCTCCGGTGGGACCCGTACCGCACCCCGCTCAAGGGGGTCTACCTCTGCTCGGCGGCGACCCCGCCCGGCCCCGGCGTGCACGGGATGGCGGGCTACCACGCCGCCCGGAGCGCGCTGCGCACCGAGTTCGGCATCCACGCGCCGCCCTCGCTGAGCCCCCGCCGGTCCTGACCCTGTGGACGTCGAAACCGCGCTTTCAGGGGCCGCGAGGTCACGATCGGCGGAAAAGGCGGTGCGGGACTCCCCCCGGTTGCATCGGCGGGGCTCCCCGGCCGCACCGGTCCCAGGTCGTGCGGTGGTGAACGGGAGGCTGCGGCCGCAGCCTCCCACCCCCTCATCAGCGACCTGGTGTGCCGGGTCGTCGGTTCGATGCGTGTTCCGCGGAGGTGGGGCGCTCATCAGGCTCTGACCGCCGCGTTCGCGGGGCGGGGCGGGCTTGCGGGACCCGGATCCGCTGTGCCGCCGACGGCTTGCGCGCACCGCGACAGCCGACCCCCCGTACGGACCCGGTCGCCAGACACCGGCCATGCCCTCAGGACCGCAGCGGCGCCACCCGATGACCTGAGCGCCCTCCCCCGACACGGCGACATCCACTGAATCAACGACTCAGGACGCTACGAGAGCGGGCTGGTCGTCCCGGGCGCATCGTGAGGAACGGCGGGCGCGGGTTCGCGTCCGGCCGGATGATCATGAGTTGTACAGCTGTGACCTGAAGGGGTGTCCGGATTTTCGGAAGGTCGATATCTTCGTTTCATTCCCCCCGTTTCCTCCCATCTCAGAGGACTCTCTTGTCACACGACTTCTGGCTCAAGAACACCGCGCGCCTCCTCGGCGGGGCCCTGATCCTCGGATCGGCGTCGCTGGCCATGGGCGGCACCGCGGCCGCGGCCCCCTTCAAGGGACCGAACGGCGACAACGGGACCGTGAAGGTCCACGACTCCGCGACGGACGCGGAGGACCCGCGCAACGAACCGAAGGTCTGCGAGTTCTACCTGGTCGGCTCCAACTTCGACGAGGCTCAGGAGGTCTCGTGGCGGATCAAGTCCTGGCCGCCCACCGGGACGAAGGAGGTCGTCGATGAGGGCTCGCTGACCCTCGACGGCGAGGGCCACGGCCGCACCGGCGACCTTGGACTGCCCGACGGCCACTACAAGGTCTTCTGGGAGTTCGAGGGCCAGAACGGCAACGGCGGCAAGCACAAGGTCTTCTGGGTCGACTGCGGCGAGGAGGAGACCCCCGGCGGCGAGGAGGAGCCCGGCGGGGACGAGCCCGGCGAGGAGGAGCCCCCCGGGGACGGGGAGGAGAACCCGGGCGGTGAAGAGCCCGGCGACGGCGAGGAGAACCCCGGCGACGAGGAACCGCCCGCCGACGGGGAGGAGTCGGACGGCGAGGAGACCCCCGGTGCCGAGGAGCCGCCCGCCGAAGGCGATGAGCCCGGCGAGGAGACCCCCGGCGGCGGGGACGAGGGCTCGGAGACCCCCGAGGCCGACGAAGCCCCCGCGCCCGCTGACGAGGGCGACGCCGCCGGCGGCCTCCCGGTCACCGGCGCCGCGCTGACCGGCCTCGTCTCCGCCGGACTGGTCGCGATCGGCGGCGGCGGCGCGGCGGTGTACTTCGCCCGCAGGAAGAAGACCGCCCCGACCGGCGGATCCGAGGAGTAGCGCACCGGCCCGCGGGCCGACGAGCACAGGCGGGCGCCCGGCGGGCGCCCGCCTTTTCGGCGTGGGACGGGGCTATCGGGGGATGTGCAGATCGTCGAGACTCGCGGGCGATGTCGAGGAGTCGCCGGGTGAGGGCGCGGGCGCGCCTGGTTTGAGTCGCGTCGGCGGGGGCAGCAGGGGCTGATGAGGCAAAAGGGACGATCGCGGCGACGGGTGCGCCCCGACGGGTCGGGTGCACCGTCTTCCCCGCTTCGGCCTGTACGACGAGTCCGGCCAGGTCGGCGCGGGCGACGCGCAGGGTCACCTCCTGCGGCACGGAGGCCTCCTGTTGGCTCTCCATGGGTGGCGTGGTGTACACATAGGGTGTCATTCTGCGCACTCATTCGGTATTCGGAGACAACGGACGATCGGATGGGTACGCGTCCACCTTTGACGGCAAGGGTGGAGCAGGAATGGCCGAGGCAGCGGCCGCCGCCCCCTCCGAGGAGCCGCCGCACCCCGGCGCCCGGACGCCTCCGCCCCGCGGCCTTCCCCGGGCCCACCGGCCGTCCCGCCTCCTGACACGAGAATCCTGTCCCCGCCACTCGTTCCGCTCAGGTGCCCCCACCGGGCCGACGACAGACTCCCGGAGACGCGAAATGCACCCCCGGTCCATCCACGACGTCCGGCTCCCCAGCGCCCACGTCATCGAGCAGGTCCGCCTGACGTGCTCTGACCTGCCCGAGAACTCCACCGTTCTGGCCGAGTCCTTCTACCGGCACCTGTTCGAGATCGCGCCGGAGGCGCGGTCGATGTTCGCCGCGGACATGAGCCCCCAGCACGAGCGGATGAGCCAGGCCCTGCTGGACGTGGTGCGCTACCTGGACCGGCCGGAGGAGGTGCAGCAGTACCTGCGCCGCCTCGGCGCCCACCACCACAGGGAGCTCGGTATCAAACCCGAGCACTACCCCAACGTGGGGCGCGCCATGGTCCGCGCGGTCCGCGACCTGTCCCCGTCGTGGTCCTCCTCCTTCAGCTCCTCGTGGATCATGGTCTACGAATGGATCACCGCGAACATGCTCGCCGGCGCCGAGGCGGACGCCGAGGCCGCGGCCGCCCGCGCGGCGAACA
This sequence is a window from Spinactinospora alkalitolerans. Protein-coding genes within it:
- a CDS encoding acyl-CoA dehydrogenase family protein, whose protein sequence is MDPSMAVFSGVHTGLAMGSIYAGGDQEQRDRWLPAMASMEKIGAFT
- a CDS encoding acyl-CoA dehydrogenase family protein, whose amino-acid sequence is MPKPAIADSDFFGYAELMPESERAELARIREYLEAEIKPLADACWEKAEFPLEAIGRFAELRLAGYSYPEYGTGPSAARCSPGSSASN
- a CDS encoding YcaO-like family protein, yielding MVGGEGAGPLPLPPAPGNAAWSGARERELPLAEAERRVHAEIRALGWRSRYRVLDEDEPTATQCELWHSDGTEVPYGLGSGKGLSAPARVGAQFEALEHALSGPLVFDSLPVRLCDAADLLSGPFGADRAVRDAARQPGARLACLRHSALDGGPDFDVPLFLWAPWYPVPTPGMLERRSRLGDTADYRSMLSYSVNTGCAIGATDDEALLHALNEWAERDAFSLFLLCGVYDRGPMPARIPREALPGFLRERLDRAAAVVGGPVVLLDLTTDLGVPVVMAYAPALAGSSARYYGLGASLSGETAVERAVTEFVQGELLAGVVAEHAAAPRERPARRPAERPTFDQVVAEHDIAAAVRERLAGHPRLLACAHLDFADRLADAPVAGVPPETVPPGTPVARQRAAVVERIAAAGHRVAAHRLAVLEHGTTVVQVQCPGLERFHLITKGHLALPGERGRRLRARDRV
- a CDS encoding SAM-dependent methyltransferase, whose product is MATSESDLPARVDALMNGAWLLAALAAAAGGRPLSEEHGALLGAAGYAERGPEGWRLPPAHRAVLADRADAFPAQIARILRDAADAAEGRGGGAAEAHDGEDDDAALVSAGRSSGEHMAGFLDLLAARAPGFGDLLRRDGLRFLDVGTGTGAIAATVVARVPGARAVGLDVQPRILRLAEERLADRGLLDRVELRLQDVADLAETGAYDLAWLPLSVIAPEAAVRALPRVRAALRPGGRLICATALRGGRPDGTGAVREAVIRWRAARRGITPWPPAELAERLTAAGYHGIREVETPPHGMAVVIAEAPR
- a CDS encoding phytoene desaturase family protein, which codes for MSADVVIIGSGPNGLAAGVVMARSGLSVEIHEAAAEAGGGLRSAPLFDSSVVHDVCSAVHPMAAASRFFREFDLAGRGVELLQPEIGFAHPLDGGRAGLAYRDLDRTCDRLGADGARWRDLMLPLVRRSEAMVDLLLSDQRRLPADPRALSLLPRLPTRILRHGTAWSRHLFSGPEAPALLAGAEAHAVTGLPSLPAAAVGLLLGHLAHSSGWPVARGGSARIADALIEDFTAHGGRVHTGSPVTDIRQVRSARAVLLDLAPRGVLDVAGPLLPAGYRGRLERYRYGPGAAKVDFLVSEPIPWAVPEIGRAGTVHLGGDQMEVFARETAVARGALPAEPFVLLSEPMAADPSRGAPGRRPVWAYAHVPNGDPGDPVAAVRSRIERFAPGFGDTVLASRGVPAAAMESYNPNYVGGDIGAGAIGIRQMLARPALRWDPYRTPLKGVYLCSAATPPGPGVHGMAGYHAARSALRTEFGIHAPPSLSPRRS
- a CDS encoding globin domain-containing protein, with protein sequence MHPRSIHDVRLPSAHVIEQVRLTCSDLPENSTVLAESFYRHLFEIAPEARSMFAADMSPQHERMSQALLDVVRYLDRPEEVQQYLRRLGAHHHRELGIKPEHYPNVGRAMVRAVRDLSPSWSSSFSSSWIMVYEWITANMLAGAEADAEAAAARAANTAEPRTAQTVRTAAHGAARR